ACTACAGTGCGGTGTGCTGGGCAGTTATGCCATTGCTTCTATTCAAGCTGTGCTGGGTCACCCAGGCACTCCAGCCTGGCACTGCAGGGAGGGTGGCATGGGGGTGTCCTCATGGGCAGCTTGGTGGCTTGACACTGGTGTGCTGCCGTGGCTCTCCTCCTTTTGGGAGGTGAGCAGCCAACTGAGGTGGCCTGCGCTCCACACCTGCAGCGTGTTTCATGCTGCTGCTGAGTGCTTGAACTGCAAAGGAACGAATAAAACACTCGATGCTCCTGCTGTGTCTGGGAAAGTACAGAAACAACCTTCTTTTTCTAACTTTTCCCCCCTCAGTTCTtggaataaagtaaaataaaaatctgatggGTACATTGTGTTtggggcttccccccccccccccccccccccccggaaaaTACTGGACAGCTAGGTTGAATTGTTGGGGAGCTAGTACTTTCATGGCATATTCTGTATATTGCTAGCCAAAAGAAAGCTGATCAAATGAGTGTGCTGCAAGGCTAAAGTCTATTTTCCAagtgtttttattgttgttctttttagCTTACATTCAAATCCCAACACctgaaaagaagaatgaaagaaaaattgttaattattccattctgctttttctttttaaggaagtGCTCAGCCTCATGCATTTTGGTTCTTCTCAGAAGGCGAGGCTGATAACTCATGTAtgctgaagaacagaagaaaaaaagaacaaaagtagtattgggggtgggaggagaaggagaagcatCAATTTCTTCACTGTTACACAAAAGAGTCAAAAAagtcagaacttttttttttgtcccctcttTTTCTGCTCCAACCTTTCAAATTGAAGTTGAGCAtacaaaaatactgatttgactCCATTTATGCCAGCTAttgtctctgtatttttcctctgcagTGTTCTTTATGAATTGTCTTATGCCATAACTCTGGAAGGAGACTGTTATTCATAACATTATTTCAATGGAAAATAGCTTCTTTAATAGCTGTCAGATCCAAGATAAAAATGCCTTAGAGCAGATACCATAACCAGATGGGGAGAGAAGGCTTTAGGTGTGAGGTCTGTATTTTTCAAAGCACCTTAGACTTTCAGCTTCAGAAGTACATTCTCAGTTGCTTCTCTTTGCCCTTCCTGGACCCTCCAAGGCGGCTCTACAATAAAGTTTAACAGAACCAAAGCTCTGGCTTGTGGAACCAAAACTCTATGTCTGTCCACATTTTCTCTCCGTCAGAAGTCTTGAAGCACATCAACTTAAATGTTCTaccttttttccagttctcctgGTCTGGGAGCAGACATGATTAGTGTGGACTTGGGTAGGGCTGACtcaatattttaatatactgATATTCTTGTGTAGTGCACTGGATAGGATATAATTTAATAGAAGTTGGCAAGACTGGAATGTTTGGACAGAGCCAGTCCCAGCATTGCAGGAGGCGAGAATTGaagactgcattttttaaatgctgcttgtGTCCTACCCGTGGTTATCCTGCAGCAGGGAAAGGGTAATGAAATCTTTGCATACTTCTGGAGAAATGCATTAATAACAACAGTACCACAATGAGGCTTCTGTGCTTCACAGGGTGTTTACTTCACTTTACTGGCCTAAAAGCATGAGGTGTTTCGTGTCTCCTTGCattaaaagacatttcagaagaaagcagGAATGTCTGCAGCATATTCACAGACAAAAGTGTATGTGTTTGTGCATCTGCATATACTGTATCCATGTAATACAGTGACGTGATTAATATTTGCCTGAGCTACTACAGACACTGGGGAATAGTTCTTCTAATTTTAGCAATGCCCATGATCAGCTGGCCAAGGATGAGACAAGATGCCTAACAAGAGTGTTTGTACTGCCTGGTATTTACTGCAATACTTCTATGTGTGTTGGGGTGAATGGGGAAGGAATCTTTTGCTCACTTGAGGTCTCTGGGCATGAAGGCTTGCCTTTCTGGCTGAAGGACAAATAGATGCAGCTTCCTCCGAGGTTAATCTGAGGTACCTGCTTGTGTAGCACTTGGTACTTGCCCACCAAAGCTAGGGACTAAGGGCATCCGTAGTTCATCCAGGACCTAAGGGCTGAAAGGAAGAAGGGCTGCGTTCTTATCAGGTgcttattaatttcctttttattagatttttttcttttggaaccaacaaaaccatttttattgCTTGAAAACAGCCATCCATTTTGCTTTGTTCCATGCTTAACAGGCACACCCATTTTGGCCCTGAGATAGCAAAATGCACAAAGGCTTGGCGCAGCTCTTGCGCGCTGCATCAGTGTGGTGTTGGTGTTGGTAGATTGCATGCCTGATCCTTGTTTGTCTTAACATACCAAGAAACGTCTCCAGAGATCAACTCACAATACTGGGATTGTGTTGGTGGAGTGTTCACTGTGTTGTTTTAAGGAGAAGTAATAGGCAGTCAGCTCCATGTGCAGTCTCATGCTTGTGGAGCAGCAGATATGAACTGTGTCCAGGTAATGCTGCCAGCTTAAGCTGATGACCAAAGTGATTTTGTTGTGAAGACGCTGAGCTGCCTGCAGGTGTTGTGGAGAGGTTTAGTGAGGGATTCCATGtcagtgtgatttttttaaaaattattatttgatagGTTTCTGTTGAGCAATCTTAATACCAtgccaggaagaagaaagaaatctgagaTTCCAATTTCACTCTCATGACTTAACATGAGATTTGCATGTCTTTTTAGAggttttatgaatatttttacaAAGATACATTAATTCTTAAGTCCTGGGCCTTCCAAAGAGTCTGTTCCTCCCCCATCCAACACTTATGCATTGTGCCCAAGGACAGCTTACAAGAGCTGCCTGACTTCACTGGTGTAGTGATGGGAGAATTGGAGATGTTGCTGAGTGGGAAGACAAGGACCAAGACAAGCAGAGGAAAAGAACTGGGAAAAATGGGAGAAGAGGTAAAATTGATGGAGCTTGAATTTACATGGGCTGGGTGAAGTGACTAGAACCAAGCCTGGGATGAGGGGTGAGAGTATAACCAGATTTTGGCTTAGAATTGGTGCAGCAAACAAGTAAGAAGAGAAAATGGGTGAGAAATCAGAGCGTGGAAAGAAGGCAGAAAGAGACCAGAAGACTGAAGGGGATGAGGGCCAGTGTGAGAGTGGGGACAAACGTAGGGTGCAGGTGGGAAGGAAGGGTGACCAACCTAGGGCCAGGAGCTGTGGGGTGTGGAAAGGAGAGTTGTCTGTTTGCACGAAATGGAGCCAGGCTGAGACTCTGGGAACAGAGCACTAAATTTGGGAAGAAGAGTCATTCAGAGAGTATGCTCTGTCTCATTCTCTCCCTGTCAGTGGGAGTCCTGGAGACTTTTTCCCTGCCAGATATTCAGGCAGTCCTGCTGGAAGGAGCTATGTGTGCTTCAagtatgtgtgtatgcatgtatttttGCTTCCACTCTGGTATTTAGATGGCTATTTTGGGTGCATCTATAAGTAAATACCACAGCATACAGACACTCTGGTCTTTCAGCAGAAACATGTGGTCTGAGGGGGTTGTTTGTGTCTGCTGAACAGTCTGTCCACACTGCAGGACCGAGATACCAATGTGCACAGGTCAGCCCCGCTTCTGTGGCTCTCACATGcgcctgcctgtgtctgtgtctccaTCCTGTTCTTTTCCCGTGCCGGGGAAGGTAGGTTTTCCCTGAGCAGCATCCTTCTGTCTACTGCTGGGGGTGTCCTGTGGTAGCCAAAAGCGTAAAGGATCCTCTTGAAAGCAGTCATACTGTCTGTAGACAAAGCTTTTCTTAAGCATGCTAAGGAAACTGGAAAAACaggaggtttttttgctttgtcccCCCTTCTTCTAAACCTTTTCAGTACAGCATTAAGTCACTTCCTGTAGTTGCAGTAAGTCGAGAGTTCtattcccaccccccccccggttAATGTTCCTTTAAGAGGACGCGGCTTTCAAACCTCGCCTTTTTAAAACGAAGCAGGGAGCTGAATTCGCTTCCAGCCACGGTAGCAGACTGCTGCGCCCCGtgggccgggcgggcgcggcggcggggggcgccggggggaCCCCGcacctcggggcggggggggtgggggggcggcccggggggagggagggaagggtcGCTGGCGGAGctgggcggcgcggccggggctgCGCGGTTGCGGGCGGCTCTTCTTTATGGGGTGAAGGAGGAGAGCGCCGAGAGGGAGGCAGCGCTTCGGCGTGTGACACATGAAGCTGGGGCAGCCATACGTGGCTAGAAAATTTGCAGTGCGGGGGCAGAGGCATGTGGCTAATTCAGGTAACCGGAAAGCTGGCTTTTATTATTCCTCCAGCTCATAACTCGCaacagttgttttttccttttcttttttttcccctttattttccTCAAGTGGGACGGGAGAAGCGGGTTGTATAGCAGCGCTGCGTATAAATAGCCCGAGCAAGCCCAGCGGATCTGGAGAAGTTTTATTTAGATTGCTTTGGGGACAGGCGAGCCCTGTGTCCGGAGGGTAGACAGGTTTTCCTCGCGTGCGAGGCGACAGTGCCCCTCGGCAGTGGGGTTCGGGACCCTGCGGGAAGGAGTCCCGCTGCCcgtctgggtgctggggggctccgtgctttttaaaatgaaacaggcGGAGGCACTGGTGGAAGTAACGTGACTGAGGTGAGAGCGAACTGGTATTGCTGCTCTTGCGGCAGCAGTTCCCAAAGCCGTAATACAGCTGCAGATCTGAGTAAAGTCTAATGGCATCGGTTGCGTAAGGAGCAGGGTCGGAGTTCCCATCGCCTGCTCGAATGCACCCTCTGGAGAAGTTGGTCTCGGGATGATTCGTGTGGTACGTTGTAATCCTGTGATCTTTACGTGACAGCACAGGGGGTGTGAAAGCTTGGTGTGACACGGGAAGACTGGAGGGATTCGGGGAAAGACAGCTTTGAGCTACTAGCTGTGCCACGTCTCTGCCCCTTTGTTAACAGAGGTtatctgtgtgtatgcatgtgtacaCATTTATGTGGGTATGCACTTCTCAGCATTTGAAAACCTACTgattaactttttaaaagttaatcGGGATTTAGTGTTGAGGGTCAGTCAGCGGAAAGCTGGTCTGcatgctgagctgcagcagcagtttctGCCTCCGGCTTGCTGTGAGCACCCATCTTTCTGTGCTTGTGTTTCAGCGTGTAGTTTGCTGAGACATAGTTTCTTTTCCAatgttgattttgtttcttcttttccagaaaaagagGAAGCTATTATAAAtggagaagatgaaaaagaacGGAAAGACCCCTATTTTGTGGAAACACCTTACGGCTACCAGCTAGACTTGGATTTTCTGAAGTATGTGGATGATATACAAAAGGGGAATACCATTAAGAAACTAAACATCcgaaagaaaaggaaagctgtaCAAGCCTCGGCGGGTACCAAGAACTCTGGTGGCCAGTGCGGTGGCTGGACCTCCACGGAGTCTCTCTCTTCATCAAACAGTGATGAGAATAAGCAGTCTTGTTTGGCAGCGAGGAGTCAAGTAACCTCGTCCATTGCTGCAAGACCCTCAGTTTCCTTTGAAGCATCTCCTTCCTACTTAACGGTGCCTGAGAGTAAgcagcttcctcctccctccccccagcctcctcggCATAACCTCCATGTAACAAAAACCCTCATGGAGACGCGGAGGCGACTTGAGCAGGAGAGGATGATGCAGGTCACGCCTGGAGATGTCCGCAGGCCCCGGCTTTCCAGCTTTGGAGGCATGGGCTCCACAAGCTCCCTCCCCTCTTTTGTGGGATCCAGCGGGTATGGTCACGTGTCTCAGCAGCTGCAGAATGGGTATCAGGGGAACGGTGACTATGGCGCCTGCTTCAGCTCCTCCTTGGGCAGTTCCATTCGTCATAGCCCCATGAGCTCAGGAATATCTACACCAGTCACCAACGTGAGCCCAGTGCATCTGCAGCACATCAGGGAGCAAATGGCAGTTGCCCTCAAGCGTCTCAAGGAGCTTGAGGAGCAAGTCAAGACCATTCCTGTGCTGCAGGTCAAAATTTCAGTATTACAGGAAGAGAAGAGGCACATGATGGCCGAACTCAAAAACCAAAGGAAAGCCACTCAAAATGACATGTATGGTTTCAGAAAGCGATCCTACAGTGCAGGAAATGCCGAGCAGTGGGAACACATGTCTCAGGTAAGAAGAGGTGGAGAACTGTATATAGATTGTGAGGAAGAGGTGGAGAGTGTGGAGCAGAGCTCTCAGCGAATAGAGGAGTTCAGACAGCTGACTGCTGAGATGCAAGccctggagaaaaaaatccaggataGCAACTATGAAAGTCCATCAAACCTTCGGGAGAACAGAGAAAGCCTGACAAAAGAAGCCCGATCTGTTGCTGTAGGTGCTGATGAAAACATGAACGATGTGGTTATATACAACAGATCTGCGAGGCAACACAAAGAAGTAGCTGTGgggacagagaaagaaatgagagagTCTGGGGTTGGGGTGACAGAGGCTATGCTTGGCTTGTCTACAGAGGTTGAGAAAGAGATAGAGCTTCAGCAGCAGACAATTGAAGCCCTTAAGGAGAAGATTTACAGACTAGAGGTTCAGTTAAAGGAAACGACCCATGACAGGGAAATGACTAAATTaaagcaggagctgcaggcagctgggtcTAGGAAAAAAGTGGATAAAGCCATGATGGCTCAGCCTTGTGTTGTCAGCAGGATGGTGGAGGCCATCATACAAACAAGAGACCAAAGGGTGGGAGACCATGTGGATGTTGCCGATTCGTCGGTGGGAAACCACCTGCAGATGAGCAGCGTTGGCACCTCCTGCAGACCTGCTGTGCGGAGTGCAGCTGCAGGCCCCGAGCTGCTGATGAGCCAATGGCTGGTGAGGGAGAGGGCAGAGGTGCGAGACCAGGGCACAGGGAGGTCCATTGAGCTGCATGATAAGGCAGTGGGCACAGCAACAAGCGTCTGTGAGACAGGTGTCAACACAGAGGAGCCAGCAGGTGTGCCGAGCCCCCGCCGGATGGCGCGGTTGGTTGGGGCGGTGAGGTCTGTGGGCTGTGGGGATTGCTCAGTGGATGTGGTGGTTTGCACCCCCAAGGAGCACGTGTCCCGCGAAACAACAACTGAGGCTGTGCCCAGGGCAGAGGCGATGGTGATGGCTGTGCCTTCTATGGCTAGCCAGCAAACCAGCACTATTTTGGAGATGGTGAGCCAATGCACTGGCACGGAGATGGCCTTGCTGGCAGACTGTGGGACAAACACCACTCTGAGCAGCTGCGATAAACAGACCAACACTGAGAGTGTGGAGACACGGAGCGTGGCAGTAGGAGATGGCCGGGTGAAGGACATACGTGCATCTGCTAAAACGCGTTCGGTTGGAGTGGGCACCTTGCTCACTAGTCACCCTGGCTTTGAAAAGCCCTTGGCAATAAAAACCAAAGACTGTGGTGTTGGGCAGATAAACGTTTATGAGAACTACCTGGTTGGCCTTAAAATGAGGAGCATTGCCTGCGGACCCCCTCCATTGCCGGTTGTGCCGGCTGGCACCAGGAGCATTGGTGTTGGTGGAGAGTCTGTGTGTGAGCCGGTGAGTAGTCTGTTGGAAAGCCCTCTGCCTCCACCTGAGCTGAGGACAGGCTTGGATCACTACATCGAGCGCgtgcagaagctgctgcaggaaCAGCAGATGCTGCTTGCTGAAAATTACAGTGAACTGGCAGAAGCCTTTGGGGAGCCCCACTCCCAGATTGGATCTCTCAATTCACAGCTCATCAGCACCCTCACCTCCATCAACTCGGTCATGAAATATGCCAGCACAGAGGAGCTGCAAGGCCTGGACCTTCAGAAGCAGTGCCTGGAAAGAAGCACCACATCAGGTAAGCCCAGCGTACAGCACGCATTTGTCTGCTCCTTGCCAGAGCTGCAGGTCAGTCACCTGCCAGGCTCTCGCTTAGTCTGGAAGCAAGTGTGTAATCCTCCCCAGTGAAACGCAGAACATAATGTTGTTGCTGGACATGCCTGCTGATTATTCTCTTCAGCCCACCACTGGTAACTGAAAAACCAGAGGTGGTTTTATCTTCTCCCAGTCCAGCAGACTGAAGGGCCTCATCATGATGATGGCTCTGTTCCATGCAAGAGAGGTATCTAAAAGTATTCAGGGTTTGACTGCCATGCAGTTTGACTCCATTTTATAACTTTAAGAATATTCAAGGTTAATGCCAGCGGGTTTGGAATTCTGTCCTTCCTTTAAACTTGGCATGCAATTTTTGCAAACTACGGTGTCAGATTTGACAGAGTTGAAAGTCACATCCAACATCTGCATCAAACTGACTTGTTTCCACAGATGTTTCCCTGGATTTTGTAGTATTCCTTCCACTGCCTTCTTTCCTTGTGTTTCTCAGCCAGAGAGCTGTGGGGTGCTTTCCCTGTTCCAGCAGGGCTGATTGCTTTATAGTAGGCAACTCCAGAGCGCTTCACAGCAACCACATCTTGACTCTTTTCTGTTCCAGTAACTGTTGGTCCTAATCCCTAATTACAGCATCATGTTTGAAAGGTATAAGCTGTAATTACTGCTGGAGGTTTTGGTGACACTCAGGAAAGGCAAGAATTGTGATTTAAATACTCCTTGCATTTTCTTTACTAACTTTAAAACATATACCATTAATTTGAAGGATTTCTTTATTCCCTGGGGTAAAGTTgtgtactttttttatttttactatttttggGTGTCTAATAGTCTACTTTAAAACTTAGACATTTTTTCTAATACCTTATCAGTGAATCCAAACACATTACTATTAAATTTATAAACATTAGCTTACTGAAAACCAGTATGTAATGCCTAACAGTGACTGTTAGATACTGTCTTCAGTTATACAGTGACTGAAACAAGGTTAGGGAAATGGGAGAAACTTGCACAAATTCATGTGTATCGTGGGTGCTGAATTGGAAAAAAACTTCCACGTAAATACTGTTTAATGTCAACACAATATTATTGACTAATGCACTGCTATATAAAGCTCTTGCAGCTTATTTACTGTCTTAAAATTTACCTATTTTTGTTAAAAGGCAGCTTGGTAAATCTGATTCTTCTCAATATTCATGTGCTAAATGGAACCATCCATTAAATGAGCTGAAGTAAAAATTTCAGCTTCCCATAGTAAAGCAATAAGCAACATTTATGTAGCGGTAAAGAAAACATACGATACCCTGTCAGTTTACATGCAGTATGATACTACATATTTGATATTATTATCCTTCTGGTATGCACTTTATATTTTGGGCTTCTTACAAGTAATGGTACTATAATAACAAGAGTATCTAGCAGACACCAGAAGTATCCTTAAAAACAGTGAACCAGAATTTTCACTAGCTGTAAATCCTCAACTCCTTCTCCTGCTTTTACTACACAGTATCAAATGTGTAGTCTAGAGACTTGAAAGTAGACAGGGGTGAAGCAATGGATCATATTTTACTAAGGATGTTCTTACTTGGATTCAGATTTCACGTTCTTCATAAAAttattctggaatatttttattttaacttgtaATGCCATTATCTTTAGCTGCGGATGCTGAGTGtaaaatctctttatttttagtCCCTGGTGAGAACTACATGCCAGGACTGCATGCATAAATCAAGCTCTGGACTATAACAGTTTAGACCCATGGAGAAGTGGAGTGGGAAGGGGGTCATAAgcctgaaatgtttttccttctctttcaattaattttgaaaatactgtctTCCCTACATTTATCTGTTGGTCCTCCTGCCTGTTCCTGTGGTTTTACAGATtttgtgttacttttttctgtaGAAGGATTTTGCTGAATGAAGCACTAACTTAAATTAAGCACTGGAACtaataaagcattttcttttcccatgcaTCAGTATCGCATGATAGCTTGTGAGTTCTTAGTAAGTCTTTCCTCACATTTAGGTCTCTTGCATGTGGCTTTTCAGGTGTCTTGTGTGTGAACTCAACCAGCACACCTTTTTTGAGGCCTGGCATCTCAGTCTGATTTCTCTAAAGCttgaataaatacaaaaatcctTCAGAGCACTGAGTCTCTAGTCCAGTTTGGTTAAAATGAGCAATCAGATTTAAGTTATTGAAAGAATCATGACTATGCAAGCCTTGGTTTCTtagaaaaacagcctgaaaataGAGGCAGAAGCCTCTGCTTTCAGATTAGCAGCAGTAGTGTcgtctttaatattttattcgAAGAGCATCCTTAGCGCCTCTTAGAGACCAGGTCCTTTTCAGGCAAAAATACCTGAGCTGGCTTTAAGGTGTGTGATTTGGGTGCCAGTTTGCCATGTTAAAGGGTTAGTGGTCCATACTGCTTCTGATACCTGAGGTAGCACATCAGTCAAATTCTCAGCTTTACAGATCTTTCTCCCTGCTAGtgctggggagatggggatgTGCTGCAGGGGCATCTGCCATCTCACAGCCCCTGACACACTTTGTGGCAGGTGATGGAGATGCAGGCATGAGAGCTGGAGGCGGCTGAGCGGAACACGGGCTGGCTCTGCAGCTGGCATCCTCAGATGCAAGCCAAGTGGACCTCTGAGGTGATCTCTGAACTGGGCCTATTAGCAATTAGTATATTGCTTGTTGCAAAGTAAACACCTCTGCTTCTGTAACCAAGCAACTCCTATTTACATATGCACTGTCTTTCGGAAGCCCTAGTGACGTGGGGGAAATCAGACCTACTGGACAGACAAGCCAATTTCCACTCTGCAAAGTCAGATTAGCTAGCATTGGCACCCTGTTTGCTTCCAGCTGGGTCATGTGGATGTGGGTGACAAACCTAGATGCTAACTGATCCTTATTCTTAGACCAGACAGCATGTAAGAGGACTAAGAGAGCACATTCAGGTTCTCTGTTTATTGTCACAGAATTTTTGAGAAGTTTCAGTAAGTTACATTTGAGTTCACATGTGATGTGTTTTGCAGAATATCAGCCAGAGGTCTAACGGGTTTTAATTACATGGACTTTTCACAAGTCTTGTAGATGGATGTCTTTCACAGGCAAGGAGTTTGCAAGGGttgtatttaaaaacaactgCTCTACTGTTGCCCTGAAAAGTTACCTGACATATTTGACCTGAAAATGCATGGTTATTTTGCCTCAGTGATCCAAAGGAGTGTCAGTTTTACAGTCACTTTTTAGAGCAATCCTGACTGAGCATCTCAGTGGAAGTATTACACTAATCGTCATGAGGAAGGAGGCAACTTCTTGAATTAATACTCGAGGGAGTGAAAGGAAGTGGGAAGCAAGTGGTGTCGCAAAGTCTCGGGGGTTAGGAAAACATGATGTGTCATTTGGTGAAAAGATCTTTCAAGGTTTTCAACTTTTAACTTTCACCCAGAGCTAGGGAGGCAGGCTTGAGGGATGATGGAAAGAATGAAGGAATGGCGGTGGTGCAAAAAGCTCCTGGTTGTTCAGGTGTGTAGGACTAAATGAGGTATTTTGGCCATGGTTGTCTGTCTCTGTGTCATCATTTATaatgcaaaaccagcagaaaattgGAGAAGTCCGTTTTCTCTTAACAGGTCTTCAGTCTGAGAAAGTTTGTAGCCTTTTCTCTCAAAGACTGTGTAGCTTGATGAGATGGTAGTCCCCCTCCTGGCAGCATGGACCACACTAGTGCAGTTGAAGACTTGAGGCTTGGCTGAGGCTCAGGAGCTGGTGCTGTTTATCGCACAGGCATGTCTGTGGACCTTGCAAAGCTGTGGGCTGCTACTAATCGCACTGGTTGTCTACATCTAGGCAACTGAATGAAGCCCTCAGCTTCAACTCTGCCACAGATGCAGGCCTTAATCACCAGGTTAAGTTTCTGTACAGATGTGCTTGTTTGTGTAACAAACAGGATCCATCCATCTCTCTGCTGAGGAGAGGGTGACTCACATGTGTGAAGCATTTTTTGTATTCCCTGGAAGGTGGTGCATGATGCAGAATGGTCATGCAGATAGTCCCATGTGTGTATGCCAGATGAGTACTGTTTATTTACATGTGTCTGGCTGGCACCTCAAAGTATACAGTGCCTCATCTGTGTTTTTTGTATGGTAGGTGGTATATATTGACCTGCTAGTTGTTACAACATATAAAGCTCAAACACCTATGTTGTTCAAAAATGGTAGCAACCTCTATCTTAGGAGCTGAGGTGTTCAGTAggtgtttcttctgttttaaataccCATCCAGTTATATCAGAAGAGAAGCAGAGACCAGGTCAGTAATTGTCCTATAAAGACGTTATTAAAGTGAAACTCCATAAACCTCTTTAAAGAGGTTTGACATGCCTTCCCTGGTCATGTGTTAACACAAGCTTATTACTATTATCGTTATTATCATTAGaatatttgctgttttcattctgtgGCAGCACTACATGGAGTGTTTGAATATGAAAGCTGCTCTGTGTTCTCATTTCTGCTTCAGTTAATAAGGAGTGTAATTTGCCAcagtataaataattttttctttcatatctaTTGCTGCTTTTAGAGAATGGCAAGCTCCAGCCTGCTAGCCTGTCAGTTAGAGTGACTTTGGTAAAACCCCATTTCTCTCCCCACACTGTGGCAGAAGGACATGATGTTCAGGCACTGAACTTTGTTCAGTTCAACTCCCATGGTAACAGGcacatttatgaatatttaatGGCAGGAGATTCCCATTTTTCCAAGGAAGTGTTGTCATATTTCAGCAACAATAAAGCATCAGCTGAGAAGATCAACTGCTcataaatgagaaaggaaaaaaaagctcgGACATGACCTTCCTGCTGTGTCCAGTATCATGAGATGCTTTGATCCACCACTCATCAGGGAAACGAAAGATGGCTTTCACGAAGCTTCACGTGCAGTtgtcttggaaaagaaaacatttcataaataaGATTATTAGCTGTTTCACAGATGTGTAATTTTTTGTGTTCAATCTTATTCAATTAAAGGAATTAGTTTTGACTTCCAGTTTCCACAAACTGGCTTCACAAGCTAGTTTGAGGATGGAAAGCAGCTTCTCAATACACAGAAAATGGTTAAAGCAAGAGTGAAAATGAAACTGAGATTGTTCTTGCAATCCTGTTAAAGGAGCTGTCCTGTTAGAATGATCCTTTTTTGTGGAGCCAAATTGTAGTTGCAACATTTACCCACCTGGGCCCCAAGTGAATCGGGCTTCTGTTGTTTTATTATATAAAAGGTTCATGTGTGGCAggttttattctgaaattttaagTTCACTGACTTTTAACCTAGAATAGCTCAAAAGTACCTTTTGAAATGAAACTATTCTTAGTCTTCTGAAGGTAACACATTTATCAGGTGGATGGATTAGTATCAGTCGTTGTAAATGTTTAAACATAACATGTTTGCTCATCACTGCCTTTTTATTTACCttagaatgtttttttcttcagcagttcTGATGTGTAGACCAAATGGAAAGtggattaaaaattatttatatgaaaaaataactttataaGGATAAAACAATATGATTTAAGACCTCTGGAGAAGACTTTGTGTTCTTCAGTTACAGTCATTTCATAGGAAGACTGTTGCTACTGTGAAGAAATCCTGCAGTgtgaaaaagaagtatttgcTTGCTGTATGTGCACCAGACAACATTTATGCACTGTCTTTAATGGGGAGTGTATAAGTTGCATCATTGTCTGTTATAAACATATTGTGCAAATAAATGCTTGCACTGATcaacaggttaaaaataaaatctct
The Strix uralensis isolate ZFMK-TIS-50842 chromosome Z, bStrUra1, whole genome shotgun sequence DNA segment above includes these coding regions:
- the KANK1 gene encoding KN motif and ankyrin repeat domain-containing protein 1 isoform X1, producing the protein MKLGQPYVARKFAVRGQRHVANSEKEEAIINGEDEKERKDPYFVETPYGYQLDLDFLKYVDDIQKGNTIKKLNIRKKRKAVQASAGTKNSGGQCGGWTSTESLSSSNSDENKQSCLAARSQVTSSIAARPSVSFEASPSYLTVPESKQLPPPSPQPPRHNLHVTKTLMETRRRLEQERMMQVTPGDVRRPRLSSFGGMGSTSSLPSFVGSSGYGHVSQQLQNGYQGNGDYGACFSSSLGSSIRHSPMSSGISTPVTNVSPVHLQHIREQMAVALKRLKELEEQVKTIPVLQVKISVLQEEKRHMMAELKNQRKATQNDMYGFRKRSYSAGNAEQWEHMSQVRRGGELYIDCEEEVESVEQSSQRIEEFRQLTAEMQALEKKIQDSNYESPSNLRENRESLTKEARSVAVGADENMNDVVIYNRSARQHKEVAVGTEKEMRESGVGVTEAMLGLSTEVEKEIELQQQTIEALKEKIYRLEVQLKETTHDREMTKLKQELQAAGSRKKVDKAMMAQPCVVSRMVEAIIQTRDQRVGDHVDVADSSVGNHLQMSSVGTSCRPAVRSAAAGPELLMSQWLVRERAEVRDQGTGRSIELHDKAVGTATSVCETGVNTEEPAGVPSPRRMARLVGAVRSVGCGDCSVDVVVCTPKEHVSRETTTEAVPRAEAMVMAVPSMASQQTSTILEMVSQCTGTEMALLADCGTNTTLSSCDKQTNTESVETRSVAVGDGRVKDIRASAKTRSVGVGTLLTSHPGFEKPLAIKTKDCGVGQINVYENYLVGLKMRSIACGPPPLPVVPAGTRSIGVGGESVCEPVSSLLESPLPPPELRTGLDHYIERVQKLLQEQQMLLAENYSELAEAFGEPHSQIGSLNSQLISTLTSINSVMKYASTEELQGLDLQKQCLERSTTSGATLEYIPHGQLANAHLTSNLRTLKLEQDIAPTQEERKTPLVEAVRGRKSFSSQDKTLTPINLTDDQLASGLYVCTNNESTLKSIMKKRDGKKDLSNTKKNLQFVGINGGYETTSSDDSSSEESSSSDSEEECEGHEYPHSRHTEEGQPTSCAPEVCAVGPEKDSPPPECEAEEVEIRERYELSEKMLSACHLLRNNIDDPKALTNKDVRFCLNTIQHEWFRVSSQKSAVPEMVGDYITAFEEVSPAVLRHIINMADGNGNTALHYSVSHSNFEIVKLLLDANVCNVNHQNKAGYTPIMLAALAAVEAEKDMRIVEELFSCGDVNAKASQAGQTALMLAVSHGRIDMVKALLACGADVNIQDDEGSTALMCASEHGHVEIVKLLLAQPGCNGTLEDNDGSTALSIALEAGHKDIAVLLYAHVNFSKTQSPGTPRLSRRTSPGPTHRATFE